The DNA sequence TCTTTAGGAATTTCTTTGGAAATTTTAGCAATTTCACCTTTCCCGAAAAGTATTTTTGTTGGATTTTTAAACTCGAAATTAAGCATTGTTCTAAATTTATTTTACCCAAATTTACGGAATGGAAAAAGAAAATTGAGTTAACGAAATTTTAAAATTGCTATTATTATATTTTATGAAAGCTATGGCTTCATGAAGCAGATTAAACTTCAGATGAGAGATAGGCTTTAGCTCTTCTGATAAAAGCTTCTTTATCCTTTTTAATCTCTTCCAGTAGTTTTTTCCGGTCATCGGGAATAGTGAGGTATTGGTCTCCCCAAAGATTGATTTCAACGATTACCGGAATAAGATCAATGCCTTTCTGAGTCAGAAAATAGAGAATTTTCAACTTGCTGTCTGGATGGTCTTTTTTATCAATAATTCCGTTGTCCAGAAGATTTTGAAGTCTGGAAGCCAGAATATTGGTGGCTATTTTTTCATCAGCCTTCAGGAAGTCTCCATAAGTACATTCCTTTTTCAGCATAAGATCTCTTATGATTAGCAGGGACCATTTATCACCCCACATTTCCAGGGAACAGCTGATCGGACAGTCTGATCTTTTTTTGCTCATATTGTTAATTTTAAAATAATGCTTGCAAAATGAAAGTGTTTGTTTTAATTTTGCTTTTATTTTGCAAGTAAATTTAATCATAAAAATTAATAAATCAAATGGATCATTATGACATTGCCGTAATCGGCTCAGGACCCGGAGGATATGTAGCTGCAATAAGAAGTGCACAGCTGGGTTATAAAACTGTAATTATAGAAAAGTATGATACATTGGGAGGAACATGTACCAATGTAGGATGTATCCCAACTAAAGCTTTACTGGACAGTACCCATCATTATGCAGAGGCACACCATCAATTCAGTGAACACGGAATAAAACTGGACAAGATTGAACTTGATTTTCAGCAAATGTACAGGAGAAAAGCAGAGGTAGTCTCCAAAAATACCGGAGGTCTTGATTTTTTAATGAATAAAAATAAAATTACTCGACTGAAAGGAACAGCAGGTTTTGTTAATAATTCTACGGTGAAAATTGTAAACGGATCTGAAACAAAAGAAATTACAGCTCAGCATTATATCATCGCGACAGGATCAAAGCCAGCAAGTATCCCGGGAGTGGAAATTGATAAGAAAAGAATCATTACCTCTACAGAAGCATTGTCTTTACAGGAAAAACCGGAATCCATGATAATTATTGGCGGTGGAGTCATTGGAGTAGAAATGGCGTCTATTTTCAACCGTATCGGAACAAAAGTGACCATTTTGGAATATGCTGATCATCTGATTGCTGCGATGGATCACGAACTGGGAAAAAATCTACAGAAAATCCTGAAAAAAGAAGGAATTGATATCCGTCTTAATCAGGCTGTTTATAGAACTGAGAATTCGGGCTCTGGAGCCAAAGTGTTTTTTAAAGATAAAAACGGGGTAGAAGGAGAGTTGGATGCAGACTATGTTTTGGTAGCGGTAGGAAGAAGTCCTTATGTAAAAGGTCTCGGTCTTGAAAATACAGATGTACAGCTTGATGAGAGAGGATTTATTAAAGTGGATGAAAATAACCGCACATCAGCTTCCAATATCTATGCGATTGGCGATGTTATCGGTGGGGCAATGCTGGCTCATAAAGCGGAAGAAGAAGGTGTCTTTGTAGCAGAAACCATTAACGGACAAAAACGCCACGTTCATTATAACCGAATTCCTTCTGTGGTGTATACTTGGCCTGAAGTAGCTTCAGTAGGATATACCGAAGAATATCTGAAAAAAGATAATATTGCTTACAACATTGGAAAATTTCCGTTTTCTGCCAGCGCAAGGGCCCGGGCTTCAATGGATATGGAAGGTTTTGCAAAAGTCCTGGTAGATCCGAAATACGGAGAAGTGCTGGGAGTTCACATCATTGGGGCCAGAGCAGCAGATTTGATCGCTCAGGGTGTTATCGCCCAGGAATATGAAGTAACGGCAGAAGATATGTTCAGAATTTCTTACGCCCATCCAACGTATTCCGAAACCCTGAAAGAAGCTTACCTGATTGCCTCAGGACAGGGAGCTATTAATATATAAGATTAATATATTTAAATTAAACCATTAAGGTTAATGAAGACAATAAGCAGAGTTAAGACCCATCTGTGATAGAAGAATATGCATACCGCTAAAAAATAGCTTTAGCTATTCACCTTAACTATTCTTATCAGCTTAAAAAATCTTAATGGTTTAAAATATGAGATTATCAATTTTATCGCAGATAAAATCCTTGCGTCTTAAAATATGAAGTATATAAAGCTGTTTTGCGCCTTGGCGTTTTCCAAAAAAATTATAAAGCAGAACAGTTTTCATCCTTTGCATAGATTCCATTACTTTTTGCCTCCAACTTTCCGGTTTTTCTATTGATTTTAACCAAAAAAGATTCTTTCACAACCGGACAGCCCTTAGACTGCATAAGATACATAGAGATATGACGATCCTCAATTTTATAAGCTCCGGTAAAACGGTTACTCGTATCCACTGAATATCCATATGTTTTTGCCAGCAGAATAGCTTCCGGAAGATTGTCCACAGTTCCGATAAAATCTCTTAACTGCTGTTCATTGGAAAAATAAACAGATCTTTCATTTTTGCATGCAAGGATATATGAAAAGCAGTTGTTGCCCATACATTTCTGGAAAAAACCTCTTTCCGGAACAGGTTCGTTAATCGTCATAAAATCGGGAGTCTGACTTTCATAGATTACTGCTTTTTCATAATCAGTGTCATTGCTGAGCACGCGCCAGTAGGCATAGTCTTTATCAGGAATAACGAAAGGATAGAGATAATCT is a window from the Chryseobacterium indologenes genome containing:
- a CDS encoding winged helix-turn-helix transcriptional regulator encodes the protein MSKKRSDCPISCSLEMWGDKWSLLIIRDLMLKKECTYGDFLKADEKIATNILASRLQNLLDNGIIDKKDHPDSKLKILYFLTQKGIDLIPVIVEINLWGDQYLTIPDDRKKLLEEIKKDKEAFIRRAKAYLSSEV
- the lpdA gene encoding dihydrolipoyl dehydrogenase yields the protein MDHYDIAVIGSGPGGYVAAIRSAQLGYKTVIIEKYDTLGGTCTNVGCIPTKALLDSTHHYAEAHHQFSEHGIKLDKIELDFQQMYRRKAEVVSKNTGGLDFLMNKNKITRLKGTAGFVNNSTVKIVNGSETKEITAQHYIIATGSKPASIPGVEIDKKRIITSTEALSLQEKPESMIIIGGGVIGVEMASIFNRIGTKVTILEYADHLIAAMDHELGKNLQKILKKEGIDIRLNQAVYRTENSGSGAKVFFKDKNGVEGELDADYVLVAVGRSPYVKGLGLENTDVQLDERGFIKVDENNRTSASNIYAIGDVIGGAMLAHKAEEEGVFVAETINGQKRHVHYNRIPSVVYTWPEVASVGYTEEYLKKDNIAYNIGKFPFSASARARASMDMEGFAKVLVDPKYGEVLGVHIIGARAADLIAQGVIAQEYEVTAEDMFRISYAHPTYSETLKEAYLIASGQGAINI